In Anabrus simplex isolate iqAnaSimp1 chromosome 4, ASM4041472v1, whole genome shotgun sequence, a single genomic region encodes these proteins:
- the LOC137500497 gene encoding uncharacterized protein gives MHPELPLPPEPILTRWGTWILAALYYAENHRAIEEVINTFDEADSKYIAKAKAACKMKGLMPSLTFLKAYMSIIPEAILKLESRGMELVEVVATIQGVIQEADSWPGETGKTVKQKLEFVLAQNPGWSAALDLERMLRGESALSEDFPNYSVQEAASFKYLPLMSVDVERLFSSLKRLTDLRKSFKTENKEKILVVQSNADLLQ, from the exons ATGCATCCAGAGCTAcctttacctcccgagcccatattgacgcgatggggaacttggatattggctgccttgtattacgctgaaaatcatagggcaattgaagag gtgatcaatacgtttgatgaggcggacagcaagtacatcgcgaaagctaaggctgcttgtaaaatgaagggcttgatgccatccttgactttcctaaaagcctacatgagcatcattcctgaggccatcctaaagttggaatcgcgagggatggagttggttgaagtagtcgctacaatacaaggagtcatccaagaagccgactcgtggcctggagagactgggaaaaccgtgaaacaaaaatTGGAGTTTGTGCTGGCTCAaaatcccggttggagtgcagcgttggacttggagaggatgctgcgtggcgagtctgcactgtcagaggattttccgaactactccgtacaagaagcagcatcattcaaaTATTTACCTCTCATGTCAGTTGACGTCGAACGATTGTTCTCATCATTGAAACGtttgactgatttaagaaaatcattcaaaactgaaaacaaagaaaaaattcttgttgtacagagcaatgcagatctacttcaatga